AACGCGGGCAGTTCGCGCTCGAAGGCGGGCGTCCAGCGGTCGGGGCGAAAACTGCGCGGATCGGAGAAGAATCGCGGGTCGCGGTGGATGACCCACTGGTGCATTCCGACCGTCGCGCCGACCGGGATGTGGTAGCCGCCGATTTCGTCGTCCGTGAGCGGTTCGCGAAGCAGGCCGTACACTGGCGGGTAGAGGCGCATCGACTCCTTGAGCACCTGGTCTGTGCGCGTCATCGCCTTCACGTCGGCCATCGTCGGCGGGTGGCCAGCGAGCGAGTCGAGTTCCGCCTGCACCTCCGCGAGCACCGGTGGGTGGCGCGTGAGCAGGTCGAACGTGTACGAGAGGGCGAGCGCCGTCGTCTCGTGGCCGGCGAGGACGAGCGTCAGCACCTCGTCACGGAGATTCTCCTCGGGGACGCCTGCGTCGAGCAAGCGCGAAACCACGTCGTCTGCGCCCTCGCGGGTCCCGGCGTTTCGCTCGCGGATGATGTTCGCGACGACGGCGTCGAGGGCCTTCGCCGCCCGGTGGAATTCGAGGTTCGTCCGGGTGGGCAGCCAGTCGGGCACTTCGAGTGGCAGGCGCGAGGAGCGCCGGAACTGCTCCATGACCGTCTCCAGCGCCTCGCCGATTTCCGTCGATTCGCGGCGAATGTCCACCGAGAACAGGGCGTCGGCGACGATTTCGAGCGTGAGGCGCATCATGTCCTCGTGAACATCTCTGACTTCCTCGTCGGCCCACTCTTCGAGAAAGCGTTCAGTGTAGCCCGTCATCATCTCCGCAAACGCGGCGATTCGCTGGGGGTGGAAGGCGGGTTCGAGTCGGTGGCGTTGCTCGCGCCACGCCGCGCCCTCGCTGTTCAACAGGCCCTGGCCGAGTAGGCGCAGTTCGTACTGGAACAGGTCGCCCTTGCGGTAGTTCTGGTTGTTCTCGACGAGGACGTACTTCACTAGGTCCGGGTGGTTGAGCTGGTAGAAGGGCATCCCCGCGAACTCGAGGTACACCACGTCGCCGTAGGCCCGGGCCGCGTGGGTC
This sequence is a window from Haladaptatus sp. QDMS2. Protein-coding genes within it:
- a CDS encoding cytochrome P450 — protein: MSLVENRDARPPGPTGLPVVGNSLQFGRDPLSYMTHAARAYGDVVYLEFAGMPFYQLNHPDLVKYVLVENNQNYRKGDLFQYELRLLGQGLLNSEGAAWREQRHRLEPAFHPQRIAAFAEMMTGYTERFLEEWADEEVRDVHEDMMRLTLEIVADALFSVDIRRESTEIGEALETVMEQFRRSSRLPLEVPDWLPTRTNLEFHRAAKALDAVVANIIRERNAGTREGADDVVSRLLDAGVPEENLRDEVLTLVLAGHETTALALSYTFDLLTRHPPVLAEVQAELDSLAGHPPTMADVKAMTRTDQVLKESMRLYPPVYGLLREPLTDDEIGGYHIPVGATVGMHQWVIHRDPRFFSDPRSFRPDRWTPAFERELPAFAYFPFGGGPRRCIGDRFAMLEAKFVLGTILQQFDVEAVSTKPLELDPAITLRPKGGIRVRVTRR